A genomic segment from Luteibacter aegosomatis encodes:
- the mrcB gene encoding penicillin-binding protein 1B: MAFLTRLGALLRSAWPWLRIPFWLVMGLLFGFLLPYTLILNARLQDRFNDLVFAVPTRVYARPLLLEPGRAMTPAALELELTFAGYTPEGGGKVQGSYSKNGSRFVIASHGYAGPDGGELPHRIRVALGNGQVTSVVDDTNNKDIKSIHLDPARIATFYGAEQEERRIVRLDNVPPLLVQGLQAVEDRDFKNHIGLDFSAIARASFANLRAGHTVQGGSTLTQQLVRNLFLDRSQNMLRKVNEAILSLLMEAHYPKSRILEAYVNEVFLGQQGNQAVHGFAAGAEFFFGRRLEDLRPQEIALLIGLVKGPSYYDPRRYPDRALSRRNLVLQQFNETGLLDDAQTKAAQASPLGIAANAQLPHNRFPAFMQLVRAQITADFDESALRDGSFSVFTTLDPAAQLYTEQAILTTTKALGKRGAAAQAAAVVTDTADGSVLAMVGSREPGEQGFNRALDARRPIGSLVKPLVYLVALAQPSKWSLASIVDDSPINMRQPDGTPWTPQNDDRQIHGQVPMLDALVHSWNLATVNLGMQVGVPKIKGFLESFGLQNVNPSPSLLLGAVDLSPFQVAQLYEYIAADGHALPLVAVRGVVDAKGQTIKRYQVKGGEGEYQTATRLTTWAMQQVVNSGTAAAIGNSGLSWLHAAGKTGTSDSQRDSWFAGFTGEHLAVVWMGRDDNKPTGLYGATGSMRIWQELFRKLPTRPLSPTPGEGLEMAFVDPQSGKRTDPSCEGARQFPFASGYVPESEEGCFWQRIKGIFGSGDAEPAPAVPSNPTD, translated from the coding sequence TTGGCCTTCCTGACCCGTCTCGGTGCCCTCCTGCGTAGCGCGTGGCCCTGGCTGCGCATCCCGTTCTGGCTGGTGATGGGGCTGCTGTTCGGCTTCCTGCTGCCTTACACGCTCATCCTCAACGCCCGCCTGCAGGATCGCTTCAACGATCTGGTCTTCGCGGTGCCCACCCGCGTCTACGCGCGCCCGCTGCTGCTCGAGCCGGGGCGGGCGATGACGCCGGCGGCGCTGGAACTGGAACTCACCTTCGCCGGATACACGCCCGAGGGCGGCGGCAAGGTGCAGGGCAGCTACTCGAAGAACGGCTCGCGCTTCGTCATCGCCTCGCACGGTTACGCCGGCCCCGATGGCGGTGAACTGCCGCATCGCATCCGCGTCGCCCTGGGCAACGGCCAGGTCACCTCGGTGGTCGACGACACCAACAACAAGGACATCAAGTCGATCCATCTCGATCCGGCGCGCATCGCCACCTTCTACGGCGCCGAGCAGGAAGAGCGCCGCATCGTGCGCCTGGACAACGTGCCGCCGTTGCTCGTGCAGGGCCTGCAGGCCGTCGAGGACCGCGACTTCAAGAACCACATCGGCCTGGACTTCTCCGCGATCGCCCGCGCCTCGTTCGCCAACCTGCGCGCGGGCCACACGGTGCAGGGCGGCTCCACGCTCACCCAGCAGCTCGTGCGCAATCTCTTCCTCGACCGCAGCCAGAACATGCTGCGAAAGGTGAACGAGGCGATCCTCTCGCTGCTGATGGAAGCGCATTATCCGAAGAGCCGCATCCTCGAGGCTTACGTCAACGAGGTGTTCCTCGGCCAGCAGGGCAACCAGGCGGTGCATGGCTTCGCCGCGGGCGCGGAGTTCTTCTTCGGTCGACGGCTCGAGGATCTCCGCCCGCAGGAAATCGCGTTGCTCATCGGCCTCGTCAAAGGCCCCAGCTATTACGATCCGCGTCGCTATCCCGATCGCGCCTTGTCGCGGCGCAACCTCGTTCTGCAGCAGTTCAACGAGACGGGCCTGCTCGACGACGCGCAGACGAAGGCCGCGCAGGCCTCGCCGCTCGGCATCGCCGCCAACGCGCAGTTGCCGCACAACCGCTTCCCGGCCTTCATGCAGCTCGTGCGCGCGCAGATCACCGCCGACTTCGACGAATCGGCCTTGCGCGACGGCAGCTTCAGCGTGTTCACCACGCTCGATCCCGCCGCGCAGCTCTACACCGAGCAGGCCATCCTCACCACCACCAAGGCGCTGGGCAAGCGCGGGGCGGCCGCGCAGGCCGCCGCCGTGGTCACCGACACCGCCGACGGCAGCGTGCTGGCGATGGTCGGCTCACGCGAGCCGGGCGAGCAGGGCTTCAACCGCGCGCTCGACGCGCGCCGGCCGATCGGCTCGCTGGTCAAGCCGCTGGTCTACCTCGTGGCGCTGGCGCAGCCCTCGAAATGGTCGCTGGCCTCGATCGTCGACGATTCGCCGATCAACATGCGCCAGCCCGACGGCACGCCGTGGACGCCGCAGAACGACGACCGCCAGATCCACGGCCAGGTACCGATGCTCGACGCGCTGGTGCATTCGTGGAACCTCGCCACGGTGAACCTGGGCATGCAGGTGGGCGTGCCGAAGATCAAGGGCTTCCTCGAGTCGTTCGGCCTGCAGAACGTCAATCCCAGCCCGTCGCTGCTGCTGGGCGCGGTGGACCTCTCCCCGTTCCAGGTGGCCCAGCTCTACGAATACATTGCCGCCGACGGCCATGCGCTGCCGCTCGTGGCGGTCCGCGGGGTGGTCGATGCCAAGGGCCAGACCATCAAGCGCTACCAGGTGAAGGGCGGCGAGGGCGAATACCAGACGGCCACGCGTCTCACCACGTGGGCGATGCAGCAGGTGGTCAACAGCGGTACCGCCGCGGCCATCGGCAACTCCGGCCTGTCCTGGTTGCACGCGGCCGGCAAGACCGGCACCAGCGACAGCCAGCGCGACAGCTGGTTCGCCGGATTCACCGGCGAGCACCTGGCCGTCGTCTGGATGGGCCGCGACGACAACAAGCCCACGGGGCTGTACGGCGCCACGGGCAGCATGCGCATCTGGCAGGAACTCTTCCGCAAATTGCCTACCCGGCCGCTGTCGCCTACGCCGGGCGAGGGGCTGGAGATGGCTTTCGTCGA
- a CDS encoding SDR family oxidoreductase: MTVLVIGASSQIGHFLLPRLRDAGIDMLLLSRNPPTGDPSWIRGGLPDAMPELPRLDAILCTGPLNWLAAWLSATHLKGHPHVIATSSMSAETKRHSDVPAERELAQVLRDAETLLTATCASRGMPWTVFRPTLVYGAGMDRSLTPMARDGARRRIFPFPMGKGRRQPVHADDIAQAMFAALGCARARGHMFPIGGGDRFTATEMFRRVRRSVGAMTLPLPLPRVVLGLAALASPRIKGSVGRLDSDLIADNTDLENLLGVHPRPFRPDPSTWRRPG, translated from the coding sequence ATGACGGTTCTTGTCATCGGCGCCTCCAGCCAGATCGGTCACTTCCTGCTACCCCGGTTGCGCGATGCGGGCATCGACATGCTCCTGCTCAGCCGGAACCCGCCGACCGGCGATCCCTCGTGGATTCGCGGTGGCTTGCCCGACGCGATGCCCGAGTTGCCGCGCCTGGACGCGATCCTCTGCACCGGCCCGCTGAACTGGCTGGCGGCATGGCTCTCCGCGACACACCTCAAGGGACATCCCCACGTGATCGCCACCTCGTCCATGAGCGCGGAGACCAAGCGCCATTCCGACGTGCCGGCCGAGCGCGAGCTGGCGCAGGTGCTGCGCGATGCGGAAACCCTGCTGACCGCCACCTGCGCCTCGCGAGGCATGCCCTGGACGGTGTTCCGGCCCACGCTGGTCTACGGGGCGGGCATGGACCGGAGCCTGACGCCGATGGCGCGGGACGGCGCTCGCCGCCGGATTTTCCCCTTCCCCATGGGCAAGGGGCGGCGGCAGCCCGTGCACGCCGACGATATCGCCCAGGCGATGTTCGCCGCCCTGGGATGCGCGCGGGCCCGTGGCCATATGTTTCCCATCGGCGGCGGCGACCGCTTCACGGCGACCGAGATGTTCCGTCGCGTGCGCCGCAGCGTGGGCGCGATGACCTTGCCCCTTCCGCTGCCGCGCGTCGTCCTTGGCCTGGCGGCGCTGGCATCGCCCCGGATCAAGGGCTCGGTCGGACGGCTCGATAGCGACCTGATCGCCGACAATACCGACCTGGAAAATCTTCTCGGCGTCCATCCGCGGCCCTTTCGCCCCGATCCCTCCACCTGGCGCCGCCCGGGCTGA
- the purT gene encoding formate-dependent phosphoribosylglycinamide formyltransferase, protein MHTFGTPHASNALKVLLLGSGELGKEVAIELQRFAVEVVAVDRYANAPAMQVAHRSHVIDMLDGAALRALIEKEKPHLVVPEIEAIHTPTLVELEKQGLKVIPTARAAWLTMDREGIRRLAAEELGLPTSPYRFCDTREAFLAAVAELGTPCVVKPVMSSSGKGQSVVRRVEDADAAWEYAQSGGRAGRGRVIVEGFIDFDYEITLLTVRHRDGVSFCAPIGHRQEDGDYRESWQPQPMSAAARASAERQADVITAALGGWGVFGVEFFVRGDEVIFSEVSPRPHDTGLVTLISQDLSEFALHARAILGLPVPEIHAFAPAASCAVLVEGEGSAPTYHGIAEALAETGTMLRIFGKPEVRGRRRMAVTLARGATVDEALEKAKRAASRIRVEL, encoded by the coding sequence ATGCATACCTTCGGCACGCCGCACGCTTCCAACGCCCTCAAAGTGCTCCTGCTCGGCTCGGGCGAACTCGGCAAGGAGGTGGCGATCGAACTGCAGCGCTTCGCGGTCGAAGTGGTTGCCGTCGATCGCTACGCCAATGCACCCGCCATGCAGGTGGCGCACCGCAGCCACGTGATCGACATGCTCGACGGCGCCGCGCTGCGCGCGCTCATCGAGAAGGAAAAGCCCCATCTGGTGGTGCCGGAGATCGAGGCGATCCACACGCCCACGCTGGTGGAACTGGAGAAGCAGGGCCTGAAAGTGATCCCGACCGCGCGGGCCGCGTGGCTCACCATGGACCGGGAGGGCATCCGCCGTCTCGCCGCCGAGGAACTCGGCCTGCCGACATCGCCCTACCGCTTCTGCGACACGCGCGAGGCCTTTCTCGCCGCCGTCGCCGAACTGGGCACGCCCTGCGTCGTGAAGCCGGTGATGAGCTCCTCGGGCAAGGGCCAGAGCGTGGTGCGCCGCGTGGAAGACGCCGACGCCGCATGGGAATACGCGCAGTCGGGCGGTCGCGCCGGGCGGGGGCGCGTCATCGTCGAGGGTTTCATCGACTTCGATTACGAGATCACGCTGCTCACGGTGCGCCATCGCGACGGCGTGTCGTTCTGCGCTCCCATCGGCCATCGCCAGGAAGACGGCGATTACCGCGAGTCGTGGCAGCCGCAGCCGATGAGCGCGGCCGCACGCGCCTCCGCCGAACGCCAGGCCGACGTCATCACGGCCGCCCTGGGCGGCTGGGGCGTGTTCGGCGTGGAGTTCTTCGTGCGTGGCGACGAGGTCATCTTTTCCGAAGTGAGCCCGCGGCCGCACGATACCGGCCTGGTCACGCTGATTTCGCAGGATCTCTCGGAATTCGCGCTGCATGCGCGGGCGATCCTCGGGTTGCCGGTGCCGGAGATCCATGCGTTTGCCCCGGCGGCATCGTGCGCCGTGCTCGTGGAAGGCGAGGGCAGCGCGCCGACCTATCACGGCATCGCGGAGGCGCTTGCCGAAACCGGCACCATGCTTCGTATCTTCGGCAAGCCCGAGGTGCGCGGCCGCCGCCGCATGGCGGTGACGCTGGCGCGTGGAGCCACGGTGGACGAGGCCCTGGAGAAAGCCAAACGGGCGGCCAGCCGCATCCGCGTGGAACTCTGA
- a CDS encoding transglutaminase-like domain-containing protein, producing MRRCLVVLAVLSCLVAAPASAERRWMTVLLDGRKVGSLQIDRDLGDEGVTTTQTLDLRLTRIKTPLQLRTTVKTVESPEGAPLAFYASSNMSSKENLVEGRVRPDGAFQVANTVGGQSKVNLLIWPSGASLVEGQRLATLAHGFKPGTTYQVRNFDSVKQQVANVQVDVIGDEIIEMPDQSRETLHHLRQSLVNVEGAHPVDVWVNDQGYVRRGISPLLGFRLEMASCSESCAKAPDQDVDVLRAAMIDSPRPLTPNFRAAPMRYTITVKGGFPHPFVDTDEQHVTSLGDGTFVVDVGFARRGKESVPSGDDTAPSPWVQSDSPRVVELARSVVGDARNDLQRMRRLRAWLSDYIDRKGLDVGYASALETLDSRTGDCTEHAVLLTALARSLGIPARVVTGVVYVDRLGGASRVFVPHAWSQAFVDGRWISFDSAQRRFDSTHIALGTGNGDPWRFFAAMSTLGHIRIDRAVPASTIFDLPPPSGDGGSFVGAAGSGPGR from the coding sequence ATGAGACGCTGCCTGGTCGTTCTCGCCGTACTGTCGTGCCTGGTCGCCGCCCCCGCGTCGGCCGAACGCCGCTGGATGACGGTCCTGCTCGATGGACGCAAGGTCGGCAGCCTGCAGATCGACCGCGACCTCGGCGACGAAGGCGTGACCACGACGCAGACGCTCGACTTGCGCCTGACCCGCATCAAGACGCCCCTGCAACTGCGCACCACGGTAAAGACCGTGGAATCCCCCGAAGGCGCGCCCCTGGCGTTCTATGCCAGCAGCAACATGTCGTCCAAGGAAAACCTCGTCGAAGGCCGCGTGCGACCCGACGGCGCGTTCCAGGTGGCCAACACCGTCGGCGGACAGTCGAAGGTCAACCTGCTGATCTGGCCCAGCGGTGCGTCGCTGGTCGAAGGCCAGCGGCTTGCCACCCTGGCGCACGGATTCAAGCCCGGCACCACGTACCAGGTGCGCAACTTCGATTCGGTGAAACAGCAGGTCGCCAACGTGCAGGTCGACGTGATCGGCGACGAAATCATCGAGATGCCGGACCAGAGCCGCGAAACGCTGCATCACCTGCGCCAGTCCCTGGTCAACGTGGAGGGCGCGCATCCGGTCGACGTCTGGGTGAACGACCAGGGTTACGTTCGTCGCGGCATCTCTCCGCTCCTGGGTTTTCGCCTGGAGATGGCCTCGTGCAGCGAGTCCTGCGCGAAAGCGCCCGACCAGGACGTCGACGTGCTGCGCGCCGCCATGATCGATTCGCCACGCCCGCTCACGCCGAATTTCCGCGCGGCGCCGATGCGCTACACCATTACCGTCAAAGGGGGCTTCCCGCATCCCTTCGTCGACACCGACGAGCAGCACGTGACCTCGCTCGGCGACGGCACCTTCGTCGTCGACGTGGGCTTCGCTCGCCGCGGCAAGGAAAGCGTGCCATCCGGCGACGACACTGCGCCGAGCCCCTGGGTGCAATCGGATTCGCCGCGCGTCGTGGAACTCGCGCGCTCGGTGGTCGGCGATGCGCGCAACGACCTGCAACGCATGCGCCGCCTGCGCGCCTGGCTATCGGATTACATCGATCGCAAGGGCCTCGACGTGGGCTACGCGTCGGCCCTGGAAACCCTCGACAGCCGGACGGGCGACTGCACGGAACACGCCGTGCTGCTTACCGCCCTCGCCCGCTCGCTGGGGATTCCCGCACGTGTCGTCACCGGTGTCGTCTACGTCGACCGTCTGGGCGGCGCATCCCGTGTCTTCGTCCCCCATGCGTGGTCGCAGGCTTTCGTCGACGGACGCTGGATCAGCTTCGATTCCGCCCAGCGTCGCTTCGACTCGACGCATATCGCGCTAGGCACCGGCAACGGCGACCCATGGCGCTTTTTCGCCGCGATGAGCACGCTGGGCCATATCCGGATCGACCGGGCCGTGCCCGCCTCGACCATTTTCGACCTGCCGCCGCCCTCCGGCGACGGCGGTAGCTTCGTCGGCGCGGCCGGTTCCGGCCCCGGACGCTGA
- a CDS encoding DUF423 domain-containing protein — protein MRQRVPGAIAFLVAVTGATAVAFGAFGAHALRTRIGADALAVWHTGVEYHFWHALALLVAAVGLPEGRWRKAALALFPLGILLFSGSLYALALGAPRWTGAITPFGGLCFIAGWLALGGALIRGRGVG, from the coding sequence ATGCGACAACGTGTCCCGGGCGCCATCGCCTTCCTCGTCGCCGTCACCGGCGCCACGGCCGTGGCATTCGGCGCCTTCGGCGCCCACGCCCTGCGCACGCGCATCGGCGCGGATGCGCTGGCCGTGTGGCATACCGGCGTCGAGTACCATTTCTGGCATGCCCTCGCGCTGCTCGTGGCGGCAGTGGGCTTGCCCGAAGGCCGCTGGCGAAAGGCGGCGCTGGCGCTCTTTCCGCTGGGCATCCTGTTGTTCTCGGGTAGCCTCTACGCCCTGGCGCTGGGCGCGCCGCGCTGGACGGGCGCGATCACGCCGTTCGGCGGGCTCTGCTTCATTGCCGGATGGCTGGCGCTCGGTGGGGCGCTGATCCGAGGGCGCGGCGTGGGCTGA
- a CDS encoding SCO family protein, whose amino-acid sequence MKPSLFRRVTLALLAFVAVACVAGCQREPQPEWRLNDVSGHLPDLDFHLVDDHGKAVTGADYKGKVAVLYFGYTHCPDVCPLTLTQLHVVLGRLGPAAENVRILFVSVDPKRDTPDVMHDYVNAFDPRAVGLSGTDPELEKLAKRYRSAFSREPDRGDGNYEVSHSSAIYIFDAQGKARLLATPSASQDDIVHDLTLLTSLEPRS is encoded by the coding sequence ATGAAGCCGTCTCTTTTCCGCCGGGTGACGCTGGCCCTGCTCGCTTTCGTCGCCGTGGCCTGCGTGGCCGGGTGCCAGCGCGAACCGCAGCCCGAGTGGCGGCTCAACGACGTGTCGGGCCACCTGCCCGACCTCGACTTCCACCTCGTCGACGACCACGGCAAGGCCGTGACCGGTGCCGACTACAAGGGCAAGGTCGCGGTGCTTTACTTCGGCTATACGCATTGCCCCGACGTGTGCCCGCTCACGCTCACGCAATTGCACGTGGTGCTCGGCAGGCTCGGTCCCGCCGCGGAGAACGTGCGCATCCTCTTCGTCAGCGTGGATCCCAAGCGCGACACGCCCGACGTGATGCACGACTACGTCAATGCCTTCGACCCGCGCGCGGTCGGCCTGAGCGGTACCGATCCGGAGCTGGAAAAACTCGCCAAGCGCTATCGCTCGGCGTTCAGCCGCGAACCGGATCGCGGCGACGGCAACTACGAAGTGAGCCACAGCTCGGCGATCTACATCTTCGACGCGCAGGGCAAGGCCCGTCTGCTCGCCACGCCCTCGGCCTCACAGGACGACATCGTCCACGACCTCACCCTGCTGACTTCGCTGGAGCCCCGCTCGTGA
- a CDS encoding copper chaperone PCu(A)C, translating into MTTRSLAFALTLVLAAGAAQAADTAPVKAADGWLRVLPGSLPAGGYVTFENTSDRALSIVSAQSGDYADAMIHRSSTEGGMGRMEMVDSVPLPPKAKVAFTPGGYHVMLMRPKHPVKAGDTVTVTFTLSDGDTLPVKLLARPANANGPKD; encoded by the coding sequence GTGACGACGCGCTCGCTTGCTTTCGCCCTCACCCTCGTTCTCGCGGCGGGCGCCGCCCAGGCCGCCGACACCGCGCCGGTGAAAGCCGCCGACGGATGGCTGCGCGTATTGCCCGGCAGCCTGCCCGCGGGCGGATACGTGACGTTCGAGAACACCTCCGATCGCGCGCTGTCGATCGTCTCGGCGCAAAGCGGCGATTACGCCGACGCGATGATCCATCGCAGCAGCACCGAAGGCGGCATGGGCCGCATGGAGATGGTCGACAGCGTGCCGTTGCCGCCGAAGGCGAAAGTGGCCTTCACGCCGGGCGGTTACCATGTGATGCTGATGCGACCGAAGCATCCGGTGAAGGCGGGCGACACGGTCACCGTGACGTTCACGCTGTCGGACGGCGACACGCTGCCGGTCAAGCTGCTGGCGCGCCCGGCGAATGCGAACGGGCCGAAGGACTGA
- a CDS encoding acylphosphatase: protein MNAARFIVRGKVQGVFFRASTREMAVALGITGHARNLIDGSVEVLAYGEAKALDELDAWLHDGPPSATVEELFREEIGAHDAPSDFLVK from the coding sequence ATGAACGCGGCGCGCTTCATCGTCAGGGGCAAGGTGCAGGGCGTGTTTTTCCGTGCGTCAACGCGTGAGATGGCGGTGGCGCTGGGGATCACCGGGCACGCGCGCAACCTGATCGACGGCAGCGTGGAGGTGCTGGCCTATGGCGAGGCGAAAGCCCTCGACGAACTCGACGCGTGGCTGCACGACGGGCCGCCGTCGGCGACGGTCGAGGAATTGTTTCGCGAGGAGATCGGCGCGCATGATGCGCCTTCGGATTTTCTCGTGAAGTGA
- a CDS encoding TlpA family protein disulfide reductase, translating to MISRLIAAATLALAALPALASEAMPELKVTTLDGKAFDLAAQRGKWVIVNYWATWCVPCIKEMPDISNFVKSRKDVTAIGLAFEDTDVADVKTFLEAHKVVYPIAQVDPTEPPKDFGTPRGLPTSFLIAPDGHVAKRFVGGVDGKKLGDAIAAGK from the coding sequence ATGATTTCGCGCCTGATCGCCGCCGCGACGCTCGCTCTCGCCGCCCTTCCCGCCCTGGCTTCCGAGGCCATGCCCGAACTGAAAGTCACCACGCTGGACGGCAAGGCATTCGACCTCGCCGCCCAGCGCGGCAAATGGGTGATCGTGAACTACTGGGCCACCTGGTGCGTGCCCTGCATCAAGGAAATGCCCGACATCTCGAACTTCGTGAAGTCGCGCAAGGACGTCACCGCGATCGGCCTGGCCTTCGAGGACACCGACGTGGCCGACGTGAAGACCTTCCTCGAGGCGCACAAGGTCGTCTACCCGATCGCCCAGGTCGATCCCACCGAGCCGCCGAAGGATTTCGGCACGCCGAGGGGTCTCCCCACCTCCTTCCTCATCGCACCGGACGGTCACGTCGCCAAGCGCTTCGTCGGTGGCGTGGACGGCAAGAAGCTGGGCGACGCCATCGCCGCGGGGAAATGA
- a CDS encoding YihY family inner membrane protein, protein MPLRFDRDRALSFTRFTWQRFVDDKCFETAGALSYTTLVSLVPLTVAVFAILSAFPVFAEWRGSLADYAFQNFVPATGAKIQEYMLAFADKASQLTGISVLVMLFSAVSMMISIEDRLNRIWRVRQSRGWTSRLLLYWAALTLGPILVVGGLVLSSYLTAMPMLQQAADQLATGSGLLNVLPFVITFVTLMLMYTMVPNRRISWRHAAIGALLGAILFEIGRWGFTQFIRRSPNYEEIYGALAAIPIFLLWIYLSWIIVILGASIAASISAFDYVKPHEALPEGAEFIGLLVVLRHFVDAQRTGECVEPAAVRLGEPYLPAKDIATYFEDLQKADMIQRGETGWLLSRSLDATELLRVYRCTHYRLPLHPREQVARLGIDLPADLLEQMDRLAQALDETLGARLDTLFPPPTVRSPAEDSPA, encoded by the coding sequence ATGCCGCTGCGCTTCGATCGCGACCGCGCCCTGAGTTTCACCCGTTTCACCTGGCAGCGCTTCGTCGACGACAAGTGCTTCGAGACCGCCGGCGCGCTCTCCTACACCACGCTGGTCTCGCTGGTGCCGTTGACGGTGGCCGTGTTCGCCATCCTCTCGGCCTTTCCCGTGTTCGCCGAGTGGCGCGGCAGCCTCGCCGATTACGCCTTCCAGAACTTCGTGCCCGCCACGGGGGCGAAGATCCAGGAATACATGCTCGCCTTCGCCGACAAGGCCAGCCAGCTCACGGGCATTTCCGTGCTGGTGATGCTGTTCAGCGCCGTGTCGATGATGATCAGCATCGAGGATCGCCTCAACCGCATCTGGCGCGTGCGCCAGTCACGCGGCTGGACATCGCGGCTTCTGCTGTATTGGGCCGCGCTTACCCTGGGCCCGATCCTCGTCGTCGGCGGCCTGGTGCTGTCGTCCTATCTCACGGCCATGCCCATGCTCCAGCAGGCGGCCGACCAGCTGGCGACGGGTTCCGGCCTGCTCAACGTGCTGCCTTTCGTGATCACCTTCGTCACGCTGATGCTGATGTACACGATGGTGCCCAACCGGCGCATATCGTGGCGGCACGCCGCCATCGGCGCCTTGCTCGGCGCGATCCTGTTCGAGATCGGCCGCTGGGGCTTCACCCAGTTCATCCGCCGCTCGCCCAATTACGAAGAAATCTACGGCGCGCTCGCGGCCATCCCCATCTTCCTGCTGTGGATCTACCTCTCCTGGATCATCGTGATCCTGGGTGCTTCCATCGCGGCGTCGATCTCCGCGTTCGACTACGTCAAACCGCACGAGGCCTTGCCCGAAGGGGCCGAGTTCATCGGCCTGCTCGTGGTGTTGCGCCACTTCGTCGACGCCCAGCGCACGGGCGAATGCGTGGAGCCGGCGGCGGTACGGCTGGGAGAACCCTATCTTCCGGCGAAGGACATCGCCACGTACTTCGAAGACCTCCAGAAGGCCGACATGATCCAGCGCGGCGAGACGGGCTGGCTGCTCAGCCGCAGCCTCGACGCCACCGAGCTGCTGCGGGTCTACCGTTGCACGCACTATCGCCTGCCGCTGCACCCGCGCGAACAGGTGGCGCGCCTGGGCATCGATCTGCCCGCCGACCTGCTCGAACAGATGGATCGCCTCGCCCAGGCCCTGGACGAGACGCTGGGTGCGCGACTGGATACACTTTTTCCTCCCCCCACCGTGCGTTCCCCCGCCGAGGACTCCCCCGCATGA
- the wrbA gene encoding NAD(P)H:quinone oxidoreductase — MSHDVLVLYYSRNGHTAQLARLVARGVEEVPGMRARLRQVPPVAPVTETAMPPEPEEGAPYVTRDDLVECVALAMGSPTRFGNMAAPLKHFLDTTGAEWASGALAGKPAALFTSTSTMHGGQESTLLSMALPLLHHGMLLVGIPFTEPALSSTVSGGTPYGASHVAGHRGDQAITDHERELARALGKRLADVARRLGTPA; from the coding sequence ATGTCCCACGACGTTCTCGTACTCTACTACAGCCGCAACGGCCACACGGCCCAGCTCGCCCGCCTCGTCGCCCGCGGCGTCGAAGAGGTGCCCGGCATGCGCGCCCGGCTGCGCCAGGTGCCCCCCGTGGCGCCGGTCACCGAAACGGCCATGCCGCCGGAACCGGAGGAAGGCGCGCCCTACGTCACCCGCGACGACCTCGTCGAGTGCGTGGCCCTCGCCATGGGCAGTCCCACCCGCTTCGGCAACATGGCCGCGCCGCTGAAGCACTTCCTCGACACCACGGGCGCGGAATGGGCCTCGGGTGCGCTGGCGGGCAAGCCCGCCGCGCTGTTCACCTCCACCAGCACGATGCACGGCGGCCAGGAATCCACTCTGCTGTCGATGGCCTTGCCGCTGCTCCACCACGGCATGCTGCTGGTCGGCATTCCGTTCACGGAGCCCGCCCTCAGCAGCACCGTCAGCGGCGGCACGCCGTATGGCGCCAGCCACGTCGCCGGCCATCGCGGCGACCAGGCCATCACCGATCACGAGCGCGAACTGGCCCGCGCGCTCGGCAAGCGGCTGGCCGACGTGGCGCGACGGCTGGGCACCCCCGCATGA
- a CDS encoding DUF2069 domain-containing protein codes for MTPMQKTGLAAWVGLLAVQALWYSLYAPVSIPRWVAFALTVPPLLLPLLSLPRINRALLWVGILSLFYFCHGVSEAWSSTGDRWLAWLEILCTLLLIGALGASVRKTPGSTRR; via the coding sequence ATGACACCGATGCAGAAGACCGGCCTGGCCGCCTGGGTCGGTCTGCTGGCCGTGCAGGCGCTCTGGTATTCGCTCTATGCGCCCGTGTCGATCCCGCGCTGGGTGGCCTTCGCGCTCACCGTGCCGCCGCTCCTGCTGCCGCTGCTCTCGCTGCCGCGGATCAATCGCGCGTTGCTGTGGGTGGGAATTCTTTCGTTGTTCTACTTTTGCCACGGGGTATCGGAGGCGTGGAGCTCCACCGGGGATCGGTGGCTGGCGTGGCTGGAAATCCTTTGTACGCTGCTGTTGATCGGGGCGCTGGGGGCCAGCGTTCGGAAAACGCCGGGGAGCACGAGGCGATAA